Genomic segment of Paenibacillus sp. FSL R5-0912:
ATCTTACAGCTGAGGCTGTCCGCAGCAAGGCGGCGATGCTCTACAGTATCCCTTCCTTTCATAACCCTACCGGGATTCTGATGGATGCCGGGCGGCGCCGGGAGCTTATGCAGGTCACAGGCAGCCTTGGGCTGCCTATTCTCGAGGATGGCGCCTATCAGGAGCTGTGGCTAGATGCACCGCCTCCACTGCCGCTGAAGGCGCTGGACCGTGAGGGAAGGGTGCTGCATCTGGGTACCCTGTCCAAAGCAGCCAGCCCCGGCCTGCGCATCGGCTGGATTGTCGGCCCGGAGCCGGTAGTCCGGCGGCTGGCCGACATCAAAATGCAGAGCGATTACGGCGCAAGCTCCCTGTCACAGCTGGCTGCCGCCAGTTGGCTTGAGAACGGCTATCATGAGGAGCATCTGCAGGTGCTGCGCGGCAGACTCCGGGAGCGCCGTGATCTTGTACTGGAGCTGCTGCAGCTTCATTGCGCTGGACTAGCAACCTGGAATGTACCGGCAGGCGGATTCTACATCTGGCTGTCCCTCCTGCATCCTGTGCCTCCGCGCAAGCTGTTCACTGCAGCCCTGCGCGCCGGATTGCTGCTGAATACAGGCGATCTGTACGACCGTAGTGACCGCGGGCATCTCCGACTGTCTTACGCTTATGCTTCTCCGGCAGAATTGGAACGCGGAATCGCCCTGCTGGCAAATCTACTCAGGCAAGCTCCATGAATCACACGAATAGCGGATAACAAATAGGGCATGACAAATGACAATAATAGATATTTGTCATTTGTCATGCCCTATGTTATGCTTCTTGCACAGGAAGGGGAAGTTACCCGTGAATAAATTAAGCTCTTTTTTGAGCAAAACAGAAATCCTTAATGCCGCTGAACAAACCCTGCGCAAATACGGGCCGGACAAGGCTTCTGTCACTGATGTAGCCAAGCTGCTGGGCGTGAGCCACGGAACCCTGTACCGGCATTTCCCCAGCAAAGCTGCATTGCGGGAGGCGGTGACGGAACGCTGGCTGGAGGAGATGATTGTGGCTCCCCTAAGCGAAATTGCCGGAATGCCTGCAGATAATGCCTTGGGGCAGCTTGGAGATTATATCGCTAAGCTCGTAGAGCTTAAGCAGCATTATGCCGCACAGGACAGCGAGATGTTCAAAATGTATGCAGCCGTCACTGAAGAATCGGCAGCGCTTGTTGAAGTCCATATCCGGAAGCTTCTCGATCACATTGACCTTCTCATTGCCCAGGGCATGGAACAAGGTCTTATATCACGGAGTATCCCGGCGGCGGTACAGGCACGTTCAGTCCTCTATGGCACCGCACGCTTTCACCATCCGGCGCACGCCTATGAGTGGCGCAGCCCGGGCATCATGCAGGAGTTCACCCAGCTCTGGGCGCTGCTGGAAAGAGGATTATCCGTACATTAAATTCAAGGAGGAACTACTAATGACACAACCATTACAAGGCAAGGTGGCTATTGTTACCGGATCATCAAGAGGAATCGGGCGGAGTGTCGCTGAGCGGCTGGCGGAGCAGGGGGCTTCCGTTATCATCAACTATTCGAGCAGTCCCGCCCAGGCAGATGACGTAGTAACGGCCATTCGGGCGGGCGGCGGAACAGCCGCAGCCCTGCAGGCAGACATCAGCAAGCCTGCCCAGATTGAACAGCTGTTCAAGGAGACCAAGGCGCTCTATGGAAAGATCGATATCGTGGTCAACAATGCGGGGATTATGATGAATTCCCTGATCGGAGAAGCTACCGAAGAGCAATTCGACAAGCAGTTCGCCATCAACGTCAAGGGCACCTACTTCTCCTGCCAGCAGGCCTTCTATCACCTCGAACAGGGCGGGCGGATTATTAATTTCTCCACTTCCGTCAACGGCCAGATGTTCCCGGCCTACAGTATTTATGCCGGCACCAAAGGTGCGGTTGAGCAATTCACCCGCCAGCTTGCCAAGGAATTCGGCAGCAAAGGCATCACCATCAATGCGGTGGCACCAGGACCAGTAGCCACAGAATTGTTCCTGGAGGGCAAATCAGAGGCCGTACTGGAAGGGCTGAAGAAGGGCAATGCCTTCGGACGTCTGGGCCAGCCGGAGGATATTGCCGGCGTGGTCAGCTTCCTGGCCGGAGAAGACTCCGGGTGGATTACCGGCCAGACCCTCCGCGTCAATGGCGGATTCATCTGACTTGCAGAGGTATACGTACGACTGAAGCCGTCCCCTCACCGGGACGGCTTGTTATCTGTATGCTGCCTTCGTGAAGTTCAACAATTTTCTTCACCAGCGGCAGTCCCAGCCCGCTTCCGCCGCCCCCGCAGACGCTTCTGGATTTGTCCACTTTATAGAAGCGTTCGAAGATCCGCGGCAGCTCCTCTTCGGCAATGCCGATTCCGCTGTCCTTCACCTCCACTTCAATCCACTCCTCTGAGATACGCAAGGAGACGGTAATCCGTCCGCCCTGCGGGGTGAACTTGATGCTGTTATGCAGCAGGTTGGTCCACACCTGGCTGAGCAGGTCTTTTACCGCAACCACGGTGGTTTCTGCAAGATCTGCCTCTACCTCAATATCCTTGCCCAGCCACTGCGGCTCTGAGGCCAGGATCATCTCCTGCAGCTGCTTATCCAGCCTGTAGGGCTTCCGCTCGAACGGGAAGCTCTCTGCCTCCAGTGCCGACAGCTTCAGCAGATTGTCGCTCAGGCCGGACAAGCGGCGGCTCTCCGCTTCAATGATATCCAGGTAATGCTTCCTGCTCTCAGTACTGAGGCTGTCATCCTGCAGGGCTGCAGCGAACCCGCGGATGGAGGTCAGCGGCGACTGGATCTCATGCGATACGTTAGAGATGAAATCCTGGCGCAACGTCTCCATCCGGCTAAGCTCGTTAGCCATTTCGTTAATCCCCTCCACAATACCGCCAAACTGCCTGTACTGTCTGCTGTTCTCCAGTTCGATTTTGAAATCACCTTTGGAAATCTGCCGCATCGCCGTCAGGATCGGCACATAGAATCTCTGGTCCTGCCCGCGGGTAGCGAAAGCGATGGCGCCAGCCACGCAGAAGAAGATAATCACCTGCATGCCCATAATAAACAGATGATACCCGTATTCGGAGAAGGACCAGCCGAAATGCCGGACCAGCAGCCTTGAGCCGAAATAGCTTCCGTTCCAGGAGATAAAGAGCATCGCCAATATGCCGGCTATAGGCGCAATCACATTGATTATCTTCCATACTTTCTTAATCCTGCTCAGCATGCTTATCCCTCCAGCCGGTAGCCAAGGCCCCGGATTGTGCGGATGGCGAACCCGAATTTATCCCGGGGAAACCGCTCGCGCAGACGGCCCACATGCACATCCAGCGTCCGCTCATTCCCTTCAAAATCATAACCCCAAATCTCTTCAATCAGCCGGTCGCGTGTCAGCGTCTGACCCGGATAGCTGGCCAGCTTGAACAGCAGTTCAAATTCCTTAAGCGGCAACGTAACATCGCCATGCTCGGATACAACCTCGTATGTTCTGCGGTTCATCCGCAGGCTCCCTACGGTAACGCTCTGGGCGGCAGAAATTTGGTACCGCTTCAGCAGCGCTTTCACTCTGGCGATCAGTACGGGCGGCTCGAACGGCTTGACCAGATAGTCGTCTGTACCGAGCTCGAAGCCTTTGACAATTTGTGAGGTTTCACCTTTGGCTGTCAGCATCAGGATCGGGAAGTCATACTGCTTGCGCAGCTCCCGGCACAGCTCCCAGCCGTCCATATTCGGCATCATGACATCAATAATCGCCAGATCGGCCGGTGTCTCTTCGAGCAGCCGCAGCGCCTCCAGCCCATCGGAGGCACTCAGCACTTCTTCCATGCCTTCAGCTCTCAGAAAGACTCCCACCAATTCGCGGATGTGCGGATCGTCGTCCACTACCAGTATTTTGGCCATATCCTGTAGAACCCTCCTCTATCACACTGCCCTGAAGCTCCGGCGTATTCATCTGCAGCTGCTGCTCGGCAAATTCACGGTACAGCTCATGATCCCGCAGCAGCTCTTGATGTGTTCCCTTGCCGGTTATCCGGCCCTTTTCCATAAATATAATCTGGTCCGCATTGACGACTGTAGCCAGTCTGTGGGCAATGACAATCGTGGTCCGACCCTGCATCAGATTGCCCAGTGCCTTCTGTACAACGGCTTCCGACTGGCTGTCCAGACTGGACGTTGCCTCATCGAGCATGAGAATCCTCGGATCGCGCAGCAGCGCTCTGGCAATGGCGATCCGCTGCCGCTGTCCGCCGGACAGCTTCACTCCGCGTTCGCCGACGTCCGTATTGTACCCGTCCGGAAGCTCTGCAATGAAGCCGTCAGCGTATGCCATGGCCGCAGCACGCTGCAGCTCCTCCTTACTGATCTCGCGGTCCAGTCCATATCCCAGATTCTCGGCAATCGTTCCGGCCAGCAGCGGACTTTCCTGCGAGACATACCCGATCCGCTTACGCCAGGATTTCAGCGAGAACATCGACACTGGCTTGCCGTCCATCCGGATAACACCGCTCTGCGGCTCATAGAATCGTTCCAGCAGTGAGAACAGCGTCGTTTTACCGCCGCCGCTTGGGCCGACAATCGCTGTCACCTGGCCCGGCAGCATCGTGAAGCTTATCTTGTTCAGCACTTTCTCGCCCGTTTTGTATCCGAAGCTGAGGTCTTCCACATCGATTGGGCCTTCCCCGCTGCCAGCCTCTTCTACACCTTCATACACTTCTTCCTCTGCCGCAAGCGTCTCGATAATCCGCTCCGAGGCACCTTTGGCCTTCTGAAGCTGCGTGAAGAATTGAGTCAGCTGGGTCAGCGGCATAATAATCTGGATCAGATACAGAATGAAGGCCACCAGCTCACCGGCGGTCAGAACCCCCGAGGACACCTGCATTCCGCCATAGCCGATAATCACCACAAGCAGCATCATGAAGACGAAGGAGACCAACGGGCTGATCATCGCACTGATTTTGCCCTCACGGATGCCGAAGGACAGCAGGTTCATAATTCCTTTTCGTCCGGCCTCATACTCCTTCTGCTCGGCTCCGGAGGATTTAACCAGCCGGATTTCAGACAATACACCGCTAAGTGTGGCGGTGAAGGAGGCTGTCTCATCCTGTGTGCCTTTTGATATTTTGTACATCTGCCGGCCCAGCGGTACCAGAATCAGCGCCGACAGCGGGAGGACGGTGAACAGTACCAGCGTCATTTTCCAGTTCAGGAAGAGCAGGACAGAGATTGAACCGACAATGGAGATCACGCCGGTAAAGAGGCTGGCCAGATGCTCCGAGATCAGTGTCTTGAGAATTCCTGTATCATTGGTCATCCGGCTGACGCTTTCACCTGTCCGGTTCTCATTGTAATAGGACACAGGCAGCACAAGGAATTTGCGCCACAGCCGGTCCCTAAGTCCGGCGACAATCTTCTGCCCGACCGCATTCAGCAGATAAATCGAGACACCGCCGGCAAGGGTCTGTGCGATGAAAGCTCCGGCAATTCCGGCAATCTGCAGCTTGCTGACGGAAGCCAGCGAGAAGCCGTCGACCAGGTTCTTCGTGAACATTGGAATAACAAGACCCACCAGGGTCGAAATCATACTGAGGCCCAGAGCCAGTGCCAGCAGCATGTAGGAGGGTTTGGTTTCATGCAGCAGCTTCAGGAACGGCTTCATCGCTGCTCCCTGCTTCTGCGGTGCTTGAGTGTTCTTCATGGTTAATCCCCTTTTCCGGCGGATAGATGTCAGGAACAGCTGATGTCCCGCTTCCGCCTTCCAAACTAGAATAACTGTGCTTTGTAAACTGAAATTAAACTGTTAATTTTCCATTGATTTGTAATTCCCTATATAAGTTGGTTTGTATCCCTTTTCAACAAATGTTACAGTGATAGAAGCGGCAACTTCTGCCGTTCTAAGGATTCAAGGCATCTGGCGGGAAAGGAGTGCAAAGTTTGCGGGAGAACCTCGATAAGCAGCTGTCTTTCACCTCTCTTAAATGGTTCAACTTCTTCGTGTATGGAACGATTGTCCTGTTCACCAGCTTCTTTCCGCTATATCTTCAGATCATGGGAATGAATAAGCTGGAGATCGGGAGCCTGATGTCGGTAGGTGCGCTCGTCTCTATTATTGCCAATCCCTTCTGGGGTATCTGGAGTGACCGTTATCAGAATATCCGGCGGATTGTCCTGGTCATGCTGACCGGCACGCTGGTCTTGTCCCAGCTAGTCTTTCAGGCGAATACATACGAGATGATATATATTTCTATTCTGTTCTTCTACTTCTTCCAGGGGCCGCTGTTCGCCCAGAGCAATACCATGATCCTCAGCTATATCGACGGTACCAGCCAGCGGTTCAGCTCATACCGGCTCTGGGGATCGTTAGGCTGGGCGTTTACTGCCATACTGGCCGGACCCGTGATTGAATGGGCTGGTGTTTCTGTGCTGTCTTATCTCTTTGCAGCACTGCTGTGCGCGGCGATGATTGCTCTGATCGCTATGCCGAAGCTTGATCATTCTATCGGAATCGCTCCCTTGCCATTCAGGGGACTGCGTCAGATCTTCTATAATCCGTTCTTCCTGTGCTTCATCCTCTTCGGCATTCTGGTCTCTATCCCGAATACGATGAACAACACCTTTGTGTCACTGTACATCACAGAGCTGGGGGGAAGCAAGACCATGATTGGGCTGGCGGTGTTCCTCTCTTCCATTCTGGAGATGGGAGTGCTGCTCTTGTGCAATTATATTCTTAAACGTAAAATCTCTGTACTGCTGGCCTCCCTCACGTTCGTCAGCGCCCTGTTCTTCCTGCGCTGGTGGATGATGGCCGATGCAACCACTCCACTACAGGTTGCCTTCATTCAGGTGCTGCACTGTATTACCTTCGGCGGATTCTTCTATGTCGGCACCCAGCTTACTATGCTGCTCGTTCCAAGGGCTTACCGGTCCTCGGGACAAGCACTCTACACGCTTACATGGAGCGGAATATCCGGCATCCTCGGCGGCGTACTCGGCGGCTGGATGTATCAGAATCTCGGAGTGCAGACGATGTATCAGTCCGGTGCGCTCCTCGCCCTGTTCGGCACCATCGGCTTTGGTCTCATGTGGCTCTTCTTCATCCGCGGCGGCTACCGGCCTCCGGCAGATCCCGAAGACGGAGCGGCAGAGGAGTAGCGGCGGGACCCGAGGTAGGCGGGACCGTTCGATTCACAGCACACAGCAAACAGGCTTGGCTTCCCGTACGGGAGGCCAAGCCTGTATTCATTCATGGAGAGTCTAGCCTTGTTTGGGCTGGAAAGAGCTCTTCAGGGAAACCACCAGATTGAATACCAGATGCTCCGGTGATGAATACTTACTGTCTACATTAAAATAACCATGGCGGAAGAATTGGAACTTGTCCTGCGGCACACTGTCCTTCAGGCCCGGTTCGACGAAGCCCTGAATGATCTCGATCGATTTCGGGTTAAGCTGATCCAGGAAGGTAGGCTCCGGCTTGCCTTCAGCAGCTTCCAGACCTTCGATTTCGGCCTCGGTCTCAGCTTCTTCTGCGGAGATCAGCGGCTCATAGAGACGGAATTCTGCCGGTACCGCCTGGCTCGCATCTACCCAGTGCAGCGTTCCCTTGACCTTGCGTCCGGTGAATCCGCTGCCGCTCTTCGTTTCAGGATCATAGGTGCAGTGCAGCTCAATAACTTCTCCGTTCTCATCCTTGATGAACTCGTTGCACTTGATGAAGTAAGCATTCTTGAGCCGGACCTCGTTGCCGGGGAACAGGCGGAAATACTTATTCGGCGGAACCTCCATGAAGTCATCGCGTTCAATATAGATTTCACGGGAGAACGGAATTTGGCGGTTACCCATTTCCGGGTTCTCCACATTGTTCTCAATCTCGAAGTATTCGGTTTCGCCCTCAGGATAATTCGTAATAACTACTTTCAGCGGCCGCAGCACAGCCATGGTCCGGGGTACCGTCAGCTTAAGGTCTTCACGGATGAAATGCTCCAGCATCTGCAGGTCTACGAGGCCCTGGCTCTTGGAAATGCCGGTCTCATGCACGAAGCTGCGGATCGCTTCCGGGGTATACCCGCGGCGGCGCAGTCCTGATATCGTCGGCATGCGGGGATCATCCCAGCCGTCGACATGGCCTTCATCCACCAGCAGCTTCAGCTTACGCTTACTGGTAACGGTCTGGGCGAGGTTAAGGCGCCCGAATTCATATTGATGCGGCGCAGCCGGCATCTCGCATTCCGCTACAACCCAGTCATAGAACGGGCGCTGGTCCTCGAACTCCAGCGAACAGAGGGAATGGGTAACATGCTCAATGGCATCTTCGAGCGGATGCGCGAAGGTATACATCGGATAGATGCACCATTCATCGCCG
This window contains:
- a CDS encoding sensor histidine kinase gives rise to the protein MLSRIKKVWKIINVIAPIAGILAMLFISWNGSYFGSRLLVRHFGWSFSEYGYHLFIMGMQVIIFFCVAGAIAFATRGQDQRFYVPILTAMRQISKGDFKIELENSRQYRQFGGIVEGINEMANELSRMETLRQDFISNVSHEIQSPLTSIRGFAAALQDDSLSTESRKHYLDIIEAESRRLSGLSDNLLKLSALEAESFPFERKPYRLDKQLQEMILASEPQWLGKDIEVEADLAETTVVAVKDLLSQVWTNLLHNSIKFTPQGGRITVSLRISEEWIEVEVKDSGIGIAEEELPRIFERFYKVDKSRSVCGGGGSGLGLPLVKKIVELHEGSIQITSRPGEGTASVVRIPLQVR
- a CDS encoding TetR/AcrR family transcriptional regulator, producing the protein MNKLSSFLSKTEILNAAEQTLRKYGPDKASVTDVAKLLGVSHGTLYRHFPSKAALREAVTERWLEEMIVAPLSEIAGMPADNALGQLGDYIAKLVELKQHYAAQDSEMFKMYAAVTEESAALVEVHIRKLLDHIDLLIAQGMEQGLISRSIPAAVQARSVLYGTARFHHPAHAYEWRSPGIMQEFTQLWALLERGLSVH
- a CDS encoding response regulator transcription factor, with the translated sequence MAKILVVDDDPHIRELVGVFLRAEGMEEVLSASDGLEALRLLEETPADLAIIDVMMPNMDGWELCRELRKQYDFPILMLTAKGETSQIVKGFELGTDDYLVKPFEPPVLIARVKALLKRYQISAAQSVTVGSLRMNRRTYEVVSEHGDVTLPLKEFELLFKLASYPGQTLTRDRLIEEIWGYDFEGNERTLDVHVGRLRERFPRDKFGFAIRTIRGLGYRLEG
- a CDS encoding ABC transporter ATP-binding protein — protein: MKNTQAPQKQGAAMKPFLKLLHETKPSYMLLALALGLSMISTLVGLVIPMFTKNLVDGFSLASVSKLQIAGIAGAFIAQTLAGGVSIYLLNAVGQKIVAGLRDRLWRKFLVLPVSYYNENRTGESVSRMTNDTGILKTLISEHLASLFTGVISIVGSISVLLFLNWKMTLVLFTVLPLSALILVPLGRQMYKISKGTQDETASFTATLSGVLSEIRLVKSSGAEQKEYEAGRKGIMNLLSFGIREGKISAMISPLVSFVFMMLLVVIIGYGGMQVSSGVLTAGELVAFILYLIQIIMPLTQLTQFFTQLQKAKGASERIIETLAAEEEVYEGVEEAGSGEGPIDVEDLSFGYKTGEKVLNKISFTMLPGQVTAIVGPSGGGKTTLFSLLERFYEPQSGVIRMDGKPVSMFSLKSWRKRIGYVSQESPLLAGTIAENLGYGLDREISKEELQRAAAMAYADGFIAELPDGYNTDVGERGVKLSGGQRQRIAIARALLRDPRILMLDEATSSLDSQSEAVVQKALGNLMQGRTTIVIAHRLATVVNADQIIFMEKGRITGKGTHQELLRDHELYREFAEQQLQMNTPELQGSVIEEGSTGYGQNTGSGRRSAHPRIGGSLSES
- a CDS encoding SDR family oxidoreductase, with product MTQPLQGKVAIVTGSSRGIGRSVAERLAEQGASVIINYSSSPAQADDVVTAIRAGGGTAAALQADISKPAQIEQLFKETKALYGKIDIVVNNAGIMMNSLIGEATEEQFDKQFAINVKGTYFSCQQAFYHLEQGGRIINFSTSVNGQMFPAYSIYAGTKGAVEQFTRQLAKEFGSKGITINAVAPGPVATELFLEGKSEAVLEGLKKGNAFGRLGQPEDIAGVVSFLAGEDSGWITGQTLRVNGGFI
- a CDS encoding MFS transporter, producing the protein MRENLDKQLSFTSLKWFNFFVYGTIVLFTSFFPLYLQIMGMNKLEIGSLMSVGALVSIIANPFWGIWSDRYQNIRRIVLVMLTGTLVLSQLVFQANTYEMIYISILFFYFFQGPLFAQSNTMILSYIDGTSQRFSSYRLWGSLGWAFTAILAGPVIEWAGVSVLSYLFAALLCAAMIALIAMPKLDHSIGIAPLPFRGLRQIFYNPFFLCFILFGILVSIPNTMNNTFVSLYITELGGSKTMIGLAVFLSSILEMGVLLLCNYILKRKISVLLASLTFVSALFFLRWWMMADATTPLQVAFIQVLHCITFGGFFYVGTQLTMLLVPRAYRSSGQALYTLTWSGISGILGGVLGGWMYQNLGVQTMYQSGALLALFGTIGFGLMWLFFIRGGYRPPADPEDGAAEE
- a CDS encoding glutamine--tRNA ligase/YqeY domain fusion protein translates to MIIVENQGTPSNFIKNVITEDLRSGKVKEVVTRFPPEPNGYLHIGHAKAIWINFTLADEFGGKTHLRFDDTNPVKEDTEYVNSIQEDVKWLGYEWEELRFASDYFGEMYERAELLIKKGKAYVDDLTAEQIREFRGTLTEPGQNSPYRERGIDENLDLFHRMRAGEFKDGEKVLRAKIDMSSPNINLRDPVIYRISHSHHHNTGDEWCIYPMYTFAHPLEDAIEHVTHSLCSLEFEDQRPFYDWVVAECEMPAAPHQYEFGRLNLAQTVTSKRKLKLLVDEGHVDGWDDPRMPTISGLRRRGYTPEAIRSFVHETGISKSQGLVDLQMLEHFIREDLKLTVPRTMAVLRPLKVVITNYPEGETEYFEIENNVENPEMGNRQIPFSREIYIERDDFMEVPPNKYFRLFPGNEVRLKNAYFIKCNEFIKDENGEVIELHCTYDPETKSGSGFTGRKVKGTLHWVDASQAVPAEFRLYEPLISAEEAETEAEIEGLEAAEGKPEPTFLDQLNPKSIEIIQGFVEPGLKDSVPQDKFQFFRHGYFNVDSKYSSPEHLVFNLVVSLKSSFQPKQG